Within Quercus lobata isolate SW786 chromosome 5, ValleyOak3.0 Primary Assembly, whole genome shotgun sequence, the genomic segment gcggaatatccactttgtgccaATGATGTGCTCTCCTTCTGGTTGAGGTACTAGGGTCAAGACATCATTCTTTTGAAATTGAAGCAGTTCATCATGCATAGCCTCAACCTAGCTTTCATCCTGAAGAGCTTCCTCAACCTTGGTGGGTTCAACCTGCGACAAATAgcaagaataagacacaaagttaataacacatttatcaactgtaCGCTTTCTTAGTGtaagttcattcatatttcccatAATAACTTGAGGAGGATGATTCAACTTAATCCTTAAggaaggtcctttctcttcatgAGATTTGAAATCAGGTGAGGTAGGAATGTCTGCTGAAACTTCTACACCACTTGGAGTACTTAGAGATGCGGGCTCTTGATCAACTATTTCTTGAACACCCTTAGGCTCAGGAGGAAGAATTTCCTTAGGGATCTCCTCACTAATTTTCTTAGAACCAGGCTCTGAAActtcatcaataacaacattgaCTGTTTCCATCACCTTCTTGGTTCTCTTGTTGTATACCTGATAAGCCTTGCTAGTAAAGGAGTATCCCAAAAATATTCATTCATCGCTTCGAGAATCAAATTTtttcacattctctctatccttaaGGATGAAACAAGTACTTCTAAAGATTCTGAAATACTTCACATTTAGCTTTCTTCCATTCCATAACTTATAGAGAGTCTTCTTGGTACCAAGTCTGAAATACACCATGTTAACCGTATGACATGcagtgttgacagcttctccccacaAATTTCTAGCCATATCCTTGTTATACAACATGGCTCTAGCCATCTCCTGAATGactctgttctttctttctactacaccatttTGCTGAGGAGTAATAGGACTAGAGAATTCTTGAAATATACTTGATCTAGTACAAAAGGATTCCATGTATGAGTTCTCGAATACTTTACCATGATCACTTCAAATTCAATCAATCTTCAAGCTCTTCTCATTTTGTAATCTTGTACACAAGGCTTCAATGTGTTCAGGAGCATCTGACTTGGATCTTAGAAGAATGACCTAAGTGTACCTAGTGAAATcatctaccacaaccatgataTATCTCTTTCCTCCAAAAGATTTGGTTCTAGTTGGACCCATGAGATCTAGATGTAGTAGCTTCAATGGTCTAGATGTAGTTGATGTTTGGGTGCCTGGATGTTTAGCTTTTGTCTGTTTTCCaagctgacatggtccacacacaACATTGTTCACTCTACTGAGCTTTGGTATCCCCAAAATtgattcatgcttagatacaattgAAAGATGTTTGTAGCTTGCATGTCCCATCCTTTGGTGCTATAGATCTTCATTTGGCCAACAAatgctattgcacacaatatcagcatTGGGCACCAGTCCATAACAGTTATCTAGAGTGCGTACACCGCTTATGAGTTTCTTCCCAGACTCATTCAATATAAGGCATTTCCCTTTTGAGAACAGCACCATAAAGTCTTGATCATATATCTGACTTATGCTCAACAAGTTTACTCTCAGACCTTCTACATATAGCACATTTGTAATGTCTGGCAGTCCAAGTAAAGAGATGGTTTCCTTCCCTTTAATTTGTGATTTGCTCCCATCACTGAAAGTGACAttaccacctttcttagactcgaAAACCTTAAAGAGAGAGCGGTTTCCAGTCATGTGTCTTAAACAATCACTgtcaaggtaccacaaacatGTGTCCATTACCTTAAATGCGGACTTCATCATGAAGCACACCTTATGTTTATATGACAAAACAGTAGGAATGGTGTTTTCTCTCATCTGCCATTTAAGAAACAAAACttttaactttcactcttctcaGATGAACTTCTctgcacattttcattctaagacagtctagtttcttctttgtcataCTAAGATCTTTTCCAATAATCATCATGATAtatttcaaataacttttagactttcATTTTCTGAAACACTCAATCaaatagagattagaaaaacaagatgtatttgaaacaaaaaatcttTTCATGCCAGTTGCAACCATGACTATAAGGGtgaatggatcacacagcaaagattaaccctaatcagagtgtgctcGCTCTGATAACACTTGATAGTccaagaatgtattaaccctttaggtaaattaaccaattaattaaccaagtgaattgATTAAGTCAATTAACATAcaatacgcgtggtagcacaaacaaatcaccaaataactaaatgcagcggaaattaaatttgacaagagtgatttgtttacgaatggagaaaaccatCGAGgcaaaatcccaccgggtgaatttaaggtcactactcccgaaaattcactattattaaaacaagcggttataagtaaaggaatcccaatatcttataccaacctacaattgaacccttcctccaatacacaattggacttgcaATGTAGTAACAATctttcctttcaatgcacggctccaggtatgtgactaaccaatcgatgcacagTTCCCAGTATATGACTAAcaacaccaacttgagaaggatgttggctgcaaagttcatCAATTCattcacacgatgaagatcaagaagctcattggttacaaaatcctacagcatacaaacacagcagtttcttcaagagaaagataaatTAGGGCAgattgtctccggtcacaatatgcatgtaacAACAAGTGTGACAACCTTTGCATCCACTaagacggcccttaaaataatccttatatatgtctaggattgtgagaaaagaaaccctacataaataacttggatatgcgtgaaaaacaaatctagaaatctgaatttcataattctcgatagatacaactgtcgagctatctgttgagcttcaaatattaaatttcgatagatacatctgtcgagctatctattAAGCTATTTGTcgaactttaatgaacaacacttcttcacttgattcttggacagatttgcatggcttgaATActtagacttgaactcttgttccttgaagtattaaacacatcctagatctaccaaattacaagtaaagtgtgttttatcaaaagattagccaattttaaatgacatatgttctaaaAAGTtctacatatgtcctaacaaattttttttttgagtaaatgatagaaattttattaaaattgaatcaTGATCATGAGTATACAAAAGTCTTGGAGACACAAAACTAACCTAGGTTTTGTGTGTCTAGGATAATAACAAAATAGaggataaaaacaaataaaaggttACAAAACTAGGAGTGTTGTTGACTTTTGCTAACCTTTGATATTCCTCCAATAGTTTGGTACTTCCTTGAAAATTACCGTTGGATTTACTGTAAAATTCAATTCCTATATTGAACTTGAATCAGAAAGGAAACAGAGTGATAGAGTAATAGCAACAGCGAAGGTCCAGTGGAGTCCTTCCTGAGTTCGAGCGAAAGAGGGAGAAAGGGTGAAAATAAAGGGAGTGAAAAAGGAGATGACGAGTTCAAGGAGACAAGTGAGAAGAACGGAGTATTGAAGGTTTAGCTATGGAGGTTCAATTCAGTCAAAAAATGTTTCAAACTGTTTAAGTTAGTTTagtttagtgtttttttttttttttttttaataaaaaaaaattgacattgcGGTATAGGTGTCCGTTGACAtggcaaaaaattattttttatttgagttgttTGCCACGTTagcaattttcatccaaaacatAACGACATGGACTAAATTGACGCAACACTGAAAGGCtagagactaaattgatacaattgaaagcttagggaccaaattgaaatatgatataAAGCATAGGGAccaactttgtaatttaccctataatttatcaataatactatatatatatatatataatttttcttctcctataatttctatgttgataaaaatcttaatttgattacaatccaaattcttcatctaatccatctaatccttattttttagtGTGGTGTGttataatccaaattcttcatctaatccgtataattatttatcaaatccatctaatccttttttttatatacgtatagtgtattataaaaaaaagtagcaaCTTTCTAATTTTTAGTTACTACgtgaaaagaaaacatttatataaaataaacataaaaaatgactttCATTGGGAGGATATACACACAAGGAGGAATTGCTAATAAATTTGTTATCTACTTTTtcccaaatatatattttttaatttaattgttttggataaatatcaattttttggattaaaaaaaaaaaagaagctaataACCTTAATTAACAACATGATTTTTATggtataacaaaaaataaaattttgtaattaacgttaacaacttgatttttaaggtattggattttaattttgatttttgctttttttgctTATATCATCTTTTTCAtaacttaaaattattgttttaaatagaaacaacttcttatcaacttttttttttttttttttgttgaagtttaccttggttgaaattttgtttaaagtaaaatgttactttgtttttttttttaaatagagtaaaagattactttatttttattatcaattttattttatttaaaataattttttttattaatttacacATTGATTCTTAATTAAGCCGTGTATCGCACAAGCATAATACTAGGATTTATGTACAATTACACTAGTTTAGTGGTAAGACACGCATGTGATAATATTTGGCCCAAGTTCAAACCATAGTAAGAGCTTTTTTATTACTATATCTACATTagatattaaatattaatttgtaCAAATTATATCAAGAAAGTTCTGGGTATCCTAGTGGCAAGGACATGCGAATTCCCACCAATCAACCCAGGTTTGGagagtattttagtcattttttaggtttcgggggatatttcggtcattttaaggctttaggggtattttggacattttcatgtttagggggtattttggcaattttttaggttttggggggtgtTTTAGTCATATTCTAGTTTTTGGGAggtgtttttcttctttatttaagtttattttttatcattgtttttctttttataaattttgaacacTAAAAATATTGATAAAGTGGAAAAAGATATGAAGATATGTGATATATCAATTGAGtttgacttttaaaaaagaTATGAAGATATATACACACCAAAAAAGGCGGTTGCTTACTGTGGCTCCACCACttttacaattttgttttgaaacaTGTAGTTGAAGGAGTTTTTAATGCAGCTCAATTAGACACGTGCTATTTATCACAGTTTTAATTAAATCTCCACCTTCTACCGCTACacacattaaataataataaaaaaaaaggaaatttggGGCAGGGTCGGGGGGTCAATTGACCCCTCTCATCCTGCACTGGCTCCGCCGCCCCTGTTTCCAGTATCTTATTTTAACAATGAAACAcccttttgattttatataaaagaaaaaggtgtaAAGTACATGTCATGGGTTGTAAACCTGTAATTATAtacttctttttacttttttgagaTTATATAGTACTTTGTAAGTGGTTCAAAAAATAATAGGTGATGCCCCCATTTTGTGGATTTTGCGTCATCTCCATCACCTCGACAGGTTCCAGTATATGTTGCAGATGATCTGTTCGAAACTTCAAATGGGGGACCTCAATTACCAAGTTAACACCAGCAatacactttctttttcttttcttttctttttttggaattaaagaTTTGAAGGGAAGTTTGGCTTATCGGAAGGGGTAGGAATGCCGCTGTCTACTCTAAATCTTTTGGAGACAtattattttgatgatatatAAAACTTCTCTTGCAATTATCTTAATGGTATGGTGTTAACTCCAGCCAATTCTAAATATTAACCAAAGGTGTGCAAGGAATCCGCTAAAACTGACTTAATCCAACCTAACCTAACAGATTAGGTCAGTTTTTAAAGGTTagtgggttaggttgggttatgcaaatttttttaacaatggtCGTGTTAGGCTTGAGTTATAAGATTCACAAATCCGCATAACTTGATCGGACTCATCTATATTTAATatatctatttaaaattttatatacttatatatattatacaatttttttatttacttttttgcccctcGTCATAAATGAAACCCTAAATTCTCCTCGtatagtttgtgtttgtttggttttatgCTCATGATTATTTAGTTAAAGATTTGTTCTTATTTGTAGTGGTATTGTTCTAAtgttcaatttaataataataatagtaatttaaaaaaaaattgtccaacccaACCTAACCTGATCCACGTGGGTTGGGTTGACTcctgtgatgggttgggttggacttttttttaacccaccatgatagattaggttaaaaaaacttattaatcCAACCCAACCTAATCCATGCATACTCCTATTATTATCTTCTATAGATTCTCTTTTACTCGGTGGTGACCCTTAACTAAACCTAGGTGCTGAATTCTAAGTTTTGTATTGTGGTTTTCCTatttttggttattattattattactactactattattattattttgcacTACATGGTTATAGTTTGTCTTGCATCATTTTCatccaaaattttacaaattcttATTGATTAATCAgtgttattgatttttttagtcTATTGATAGGTAAGATTGCTTCATGGAGGTTGCTTCATATTGTCTTTAAAATGGTGAGGGTGTAcgtattatttcttttcttttcttttcttttttgacaaactTATcgtaattatttttgtaaaaagaagtttttcaaagttaaaattgataaaatattacCTAAAATCAATTATGTCACAAGAACATTAAATGGATTACTCATATTATCATTTAAAAACTAGAtgttaataaaaactaaatgtaataaaataaataagaagtatttattttaaataaaaaaaattaaatggataaaaaaaatcccacttaaaattgtaaatttgttaTTGGCTCTAGTCATaataaaagttacaaaataccaaaatgtcATAAAACTTGTAGTTGAGAGTTACGAATTGATTCAACAACTGGTTTTTAAAGAGATTCTTTGTAGATTTTCCTTTCATTTGTGAATTCGAGACCatgaattttcttctttttattttattttattttattttttttgcttattttgaGTATCTTTGCAAACGTCTCTAATTGATTTCCAGCCTTAAAACAAGGTTTTCAAACTCAGATCAGACCAAATAATCTAACCATGTTTTGGGTTAACTGTGAACCGGTCATGAGAACAGTCAAGTTGAGAGTTATTATTTCATTCTTCATATTTCATCGTTCTtctacaaattattattttttagatatagAATATTAgtacttattattttaatgaatttaattaaaagttaGCTGAGACCAACAGTTAAACACACATCCCTTTATGGACATTCACTCAAGAGTGGAATAAAGCTTAAACTATCCTTTTCTTAATCATTTAAACTTTAGAACTCAGTTTTATATGCGCTTCTTAATGTAAGATTAGAATTATAATCTAGTTTTAGCATTTCTACTCAATAATTCGATAATTACAatagatttaaaccctaaatttcTTCTTTAGGAATACCAAAAAGTAACATATAAGTTACAAACTCTTAGCATAATCTAGCTTTAACCTATCAACTCTTTAAAAACGCTACAATATAAGTTCTTTTAGGACTATAATTTTTGGGTCATAATTTTAATGTGGTAgactataaataattatttatcacttttatatgaatccattattttttcttatcatTCATACTCAACTTCATAAGGATTGTAGTAAAAATTATGGCTAAAGAATTGTGTCCATAAATTTTCTCCTACGAGATGGGCTCTGGACCGCTAGCAcatggaagttttttttttttttttttttttttttttttttttttgggtatcaCATGGAATATACTTTGTTCaagtaattaaatttaaaacttaaaaaggaatatatatatatatatatatatatatccaaaccTTAATTACACGTAATTAGTAGGTGGCCTCCACCATCTCTGACACAGTTGTACTTGGGTGTATTTTTGAGTCAATATTCCATTAATTACATCCATACAACAAAAACATATGCGATCCTCTTCACTCTGAATGTATTCATCCATAAAAAAGATCGGATTTCACGTGCTCTTTATTTTATAGGCTTTCAAGTGATCTCCGATCTTTTTTTAGGCACTTATGTTTTTTCATACAGTTAGCGAACACCTCATGCCAGTATTGCTGTTTAGGGTTAAGACatgtatttaaacaaaaattttcagtttttaaataatattttatgtatttatatacattttttcatctatattattttcaaaaaatacaaataacattactagAATAACACTAGTAAATGGACTCTTAATTTATCCTTCTCTTTTTTGAAagttccatgtttttttttttcctcgagTTAACATAGGCACACATTTTATATACACTCATGTCAtactaagaatttttttttttttttttgggaaaggcATACTCAGACCATTAATCCTCTTCTTTCTCATCCATGCATGAGACATCTGTTACTCAATTTTATCGTATCACAAACCCTAATTCTTCAGATTGTAAATTAACCAGATCAGCGCAAATTCTTTCTATAAATACTTAGTACTAACAAACGCTATTCATCTCAACATACCTAAACGCAAAGCAAAGGCCATAATGGCAGCACATTTTATCACAATTGCCACCTTTCTCCTCTTCATTCTACTCACAGCTTCCATGTTTAATTTCAACCAAACTCTAGCAAAAGAGAGAAACCATAACCCAATGGTCCTTGGTATGGCTCAGTATTCTAGGAATTCCCTTCCTCCAATACCACGAGCCTCTAGGATTAGGAATTCATCAAAGAAACCTTCTGAAATTTTAGACATGATGGAACCATTGAGGGAGATTACAAATGGGTATTTAATCTCTCTTAATTTGGGGTCACCTCCACAAGTCATTCAAGTATACATGGATACTGGGAGTGACCTCACTTGGGTTCCTTGTGGGAATGTATCTTTTGATTGTATTGAGTGTGATGAATATAGGAACAATAAGTTGACTATTGCAGCTTTCTctccatctttttcttcttcatcttctagGGACCTTTGTGGTAGCTCCTTTTGCAATGACATCCATAGCTCTGATAGTGACTATGACACATGTACTATGGCTGGATGCTCATTGGCTACCCTTCTCAAATCCACATGTCCTAGACCATGCCCTTTATTTGCTTATACCTATGGGGCTGGTCGGGTTGTCACTGGGGCACTAACTAGGGATACACTTATGGTTCATGGAAATAGCCCTAGTGCCACTAGGGAAATTCCAAAGTTTTGTTTTGGGTGTGTTGGGTCCACATATAAAGAACCCATTGGTATTGCAGGGTTTGGTAGAGGTACACTTTCTTTGCCTTCACAACTAGGGTTCCTAAAAATAGGCTTCTCTCATTGCTTTTTGTCCTTCAAGTTTGCAAATAACCCAAATATATCCAGCCCATTGGTTGTAGGAGATGTTGCTATATCTTCTAAAGACAATTTGCAATTCACACCAATGTTGAGGAGTCCCATTTATCCCAATCTCTACTGTATTGGTCTAGAGGCCATAACCATTGGCAATGTTGTCAGTGCAATCAAAGTGCCCTTAAACTTAAGGGAGTTTGATTCACGAGGTAATGGGGCTATGATGATGGATTCGGGAACCACTTATACTCACCTTCCTGAGCCATTGTATTCACAAATTCTTTCATCTCTCCAGTCAGCCATAACCTATCCTAGAGCCAAGGATGTAGAGATGAGATCaggatttgatctttgttataaaGTCCcatgcaaaaataataatacctttATCGATGATCTTCCTCTAATAACTTTCCATTTCCTAAACAATGTGAGCCTTACTTTGCCTCAAGGAAATCACTTCTATGCCATGGGAGCCCCTAGTGAGTCCACGGTGGTGAAGTGCCTATTGTTCCAAAGCATGGATAACGAGGATGATAATATTTACGGCCCAGCTGGAGTATTTGGGAGCTTCCAACAGCAAAATGTAGAGGTTGTGTATGACTTGGAGCATGAGAGAGTTGGCTTTCAACCCAGGGACTGTGCTGTAGCAGCGGCTGCTCAAGGACTGCACAACATGTAGTTAATGGTGGTTCTCTTTTTGCTGAAGTTAATGGTGGTTCTTCTTATGTATTCGTGCTTTTCAACGGGAACAATGAGGCATGGCAGTTTTCCTAGGCATTATTGATTTGATTGTCTTTTCACTACTTTTCTTTCCTTGTTTGATGATGATTTAAGTACTTTTGATTCGTTGTACGGCTTTTATTGATCAAGAAATGAGTTTGATATATTCTTGTTGGTTGGCaacaaagaacaaaattgaACTGGTCCAACATTAATTAAAagctatatttttattttctgtcaTTAATCGGTGAAATGGGATTCCCATATGGGCATGCACTGACGCACGTTGCACCGAATCACCGATGGATATGCCTTATTATCATGTTGCAGTCATGGAAATGCATGTGGTGATCACATCATAATATAATACATCCTCATGTATTTTATTCTACATTTCCATGTTGAAAGGAATTGTTTGCTTCATGATTGTAAAGAactcacactcacactcacacacacagaaaagaaaagaatacaaAGAGAAGAACTTTCTTGAATTACAATTATCAAAGATTAATTACAGTTATGAGTCTCTGTTGTTACAATATATATGAAGAAGAGaggtttatcaaaaaatatatatatgagagagagagagagtgaaataCGGGAACAGTTACATCAGAATTCCACACGTGTGATAACTGAACTCAACAGCCTGAAGTCTAATGCAGCGAAAATGACACCGTTAGTCTTAATGAGGAACGATAGCATTTTGCTTTAGGCGAGACTTGCATTTTACAATCTGGACAGACGATACCGTTTTGGATTTTACCATTGGAACAGtgtcatcatcttcttcatttgaGCACCCTCTCACAAACAAAATGGTAATCAACCTCCATGTGTTTGGTTCGAGCGTGAAATACAGGATTCAAGGCAATAGCCAAAGCACTCACATTGTCACACCAAAGTAAAGGAGGTTGAGGAAGAAAAATACCAAGATCATAAAGAAGCATGCGAATCCAACATAACTCAGCTACTGTAGAGGCCAAGGCACGATATTCAGTTTCTGTGGAAGACCAAGAAACAGTAGCATGTTTCTTAGCAGACCAGGTAATTGGACAATTGCCAAAGAAAACCACAATACCAGTGATGGATTTACGATTAACTAGATCCCAGCCCAGTCTACATCACTATATGCAGACAAAGTAGAAGGACCAAGAGTGAAAGCAAGGCCATAATGAGGAGTCCCTTGAATGTACCTAAGAATTCTCTTAGCAGCCTAAAGGTGATTCTAAGTGGGGTTGCTCATGTATTGGCAAGCTTGTTGAACAGCAAAGGAAAGATCCGGCCTAGTAAATGTAAGGCATTGCAAAACTCCAACCAAGCTTCTATAGGATTTAGGATTAGGCAAAAGTGGACTATCATTTGGAAGAAGATGCTCATGATTAGGAGAACATGGTGTTTTACAAGGCTTGCAATTAGTCATTGCAAACTTTTGAAGCAAATCAGAGGCATATTTTGTCTGATGCACAAAAAGACTAGAAGAGGTATAATCAATCTGAAGACCAAGGTCCTTGAGATAAAAATTAGATCTAAGAAGCTAAATAAGTGAAGAGATAAGGGACTGATTGTTGCCTGTGATTataatgtcatcaacatatatagCAATAGAAACACCAGATATGAACCATGCTTCAAAATGAAAAGATTACCATCAGCACCAGAAGCAGAGAAACCAATATGAAGTAATTATGTGGTAAATCTCTCAAACTAGGCTCTAGGAGcctgtttaaggccataaagagctTTGTGGAGAAGACAGACATGCGTAGGAAACGCTGGATCAACATATCCTTGTGGTTGAGCCATATAGACCTCTTCCTTGAGAATACCATGCAAAAAGGCATTACTAACATCCAGTTGCCTTAACTTCTAGCCATTGTTGACAACCAAAGCAAGAAGAAGCCTCACAGTAGTAGGCTTAACAACTGGACTAAAAGTTTCCTCATAGTCCAAACCAAATTGCTAAATTAAGATACCCTTTAGCTACTAATCTAGCTTTGTGCCTAGCAATAAAGCCATCACTATTTCTCTTCAACTTATAAACCCATTTACAAGTGACAATATTCTTATGAGGAGGAAAAAGGAACTAATAACTAAGTCTTCTGCTTTTGTAAAGACTGAAATTCAACATCCATTGCAGCCACCCGTTGAGAGTTTATAGAAGCAACCGCAAAGGAAGGGGGTTCTATCACAATGTAATCACATTTAACCTGCAGAGCTTTAAGCTTATATATACCATACTTAGACCTTGTAATCATAGGGTGAGCATTCTGAGTGACAGGAACAATATTAGTGGAGGAAACAATATCagaagatggagaagaagaCTCAGGATCAGTAGGAACAGACAAGGGAGTGGAAGTGGAAGCAATGACAATCAAAGGAGTGTCAGTGGGAGAGGGAACAGATGGAATAGgccaagaagaagaaagaaaggatgGTAAAATAGAGGAGGTAAGATCAAGTAAAGCAGATGTAGAGGTAAGATCAGGCAAAGTGCAAATGTAGGAGCAGGTGTATCAAGAGTATCAGGTGAAGATTGAGAGTGACAAAACCATTGAGAGAAACTagaagagaaaggaagatgTGGATTTGTATAGGCAGAGTCAAGAGTAAAAGGAAATAGAGATTCATTGAATATAGTATAGCAAGCAATATAGATTCTGTTAGTGGATGGATCTAAACAGATATACCCTTTAGACAAAGGTGGATAGCCAAGGAAAATGCAAGGTTTGGGTCTAAG encodes:
- the LOC115989585 gene encoding probable aspartyl protease At4g16563, with product MFNFNQTLAKERNHNPMVLGMAQYSRNSLPPIPRASRIRNSSKKPSEILDMMEPLREITNGYLISLNLGSPPQVIQVYMDTGSDLTWVPCGNVSFDCIECDEYRNNKLTIAAFSPSFSSSSSRDLCGSSFCNDIHSSDSDYDTCTMAGCSLATLLKSTCPRPCPLFAYTYGAGRVVTGALTRDTLMVHGNSPSATREIPKFCFGCVGSTYKEPIGIAGFGRGTLSLPSQLGFLKIGFSHCFLSFKFANNPNISSPLVVGDVAISSKDNLQFTPMLRSPIYPNLYCIGLEAITIGNVVSAIKVPLNLREFDSRGNGAMMMDSGTTYTHLPEPLYSQILSSLQSAITYPRAKDVEMRSGFDLCYKVPCKNNNTFIDDLPLITFHFLNNVSLTLPQGNHFYAMGAPSESTVVKCLLFQSMDNEDDNIYGPAGVFGSFQQQNVEVVYDLEHERVGFQPRDCAVAAAAQGLHNM